GGTCCGTCGCCGTGACCCGGGCGGCCCCGGCCGCCTTCGCCGCCGCGACGACCAGGCAGCCGATCGGCCCCGCACCGGTGACCAGGACGTGCCGGCCGTCCACCGGCCCGAGACGCCGCACCGCGTGCACGGCCACCGCCAGCGGTTCGGCGAGCGCGGCGGCGCGCAGCCCGAGGCCGTCCGGCAGGGCCCGGAGCTGCTTCGCGGGCACCGCGATCCGGGCCGCGAAGCCGCCCTGGACGTGCGGCAGCCGTGCCGCGCTGCCCAGGTAGCGGATGTCCCGGCACACCTGGCGCCGCCCGCCCAGGCACTCGGGGCAGCGGCCGCACGGCGTGGCCGGGTGCACCGCCACGGGCGCCCCGGGCTCCGGCCCGCTCGCCCGGGGGCCGTATCCGGCCACCGTGCCCACCACCTCGTGCCCGAGCACCATGGGCTCGCGCAGCAGGAAGTCGCCGACCCCGCCCTCGCGCCAGTAGTGCAGGTCGGACCCGCAGACGCCGCCGTAGCGGATGTCGACCACGGCCTCGCCCGCAGCGGGCACCGGCGCGGGCACCTCCTCGACGCGCAGGTCCCCCTGCCCGTACAGCACGCAGCCGAGCACCCCGGCACCTCCGTCCACCGCACACCTCCATGCCACCGT
The nucleotide sequence above comes from Streptomyces sp. TS71-3. Encoded proteins:
- a CDS encoding L-idonate 5-dehydrogenase, which encodes MLGCVLYGQGDLRVEEVPAPVPAAGEAVVDIRYGGVCGSDLHYWREGGVGDFLLREPMVLGHEVVGTVAGYGPRASGPEPGAPVAVHPATPCGRCPECLGGRRQVCRDIRYLGSAARLPHVQGGFAARIAVPAKQLRALPDGLGLRAAALAEPLAVAVHAVRRLGPVDGRHVLVTGAGPIGCLVVAAAKAAGAARVTATDLLPEALRYAGVAGADVCVRADDPADPGWPAEVDAAVEASGAASGLDACLRLVLRGGSVVQLGMPTGGRSAFAASLVVSKEIELRGSFRFDGEFDESLALLAREPGIEELISAVVPVGSAEDAFTLATDRARACKVLLEFAG